In the Kineosporiaceae bacterium genome, one interval contains:
- a CDS encoding glycosyltransferase family 4 protein → MADRADISRVDLAFGAGYVTIRTMRILHVTDAYLPKQGGIEVQVRDLATHQQLAGHEVEVFTCAPPDGSRPGWGWTAGPTPRRDAAEPPVWRAAVPWPHVPLSNAAVHRLLDERRPDVVHVHLSVLSPLGILAVRAAAHRGIPVVVTLHSLWWWASTLYRWADVLTGWGDWAVQWTAVSDLAAAPLRHILGSRAEVAVLPNGVDAAAWAPRTDPDPDPDPDQEPARGSGAVEQVQVVSVMRLALRKRPRALLRVVRDATALLPDGIRLRLVVIGDGPQRRAVRRRIRRYGLTDHVMLPGRLDHDAIREVYRHSDLYLAPATLESFGIAALEARCAGLPVIARRRTGIADFVTDGVHGRLAHDDAGLTRALVELATDAARRSEMAERNRTVRPEHSWDDLLQRCDLVYKQAHELSLG, encoded by the coding sequence GTGGCTGATCGAGCGGACATCAGCCGAGTCGACCTCGCCTTCGGCGCCGGGTATGTGACGATCAGGACCATGCGGATCCTGCACGTCACCGATGCCTACCTGCCCAAGCAGGGCGGCATCGAGGTGCAGGTGCGCGATCTGGCCACCCACCAGCAGCTCGCCGGGCACGAGGTCGAGGTGTTCACGTGCGCTCCGCCGGACGGGTCACGGCCGGGTTGGGGCTGGACCGCCGGGCCGACCCCTCGCCGCGACGCGGCCGAGCCACCGGTGTGGCGCGCCGCCGTCCCGTGGCCTCACGTGCCACTCAGCAACGCCGCCGTCCACCGCCTGCTCGACGAACGCCGTCCGGACGTCGTGCACGTTCATCTGTCGGTGCTCTCACCGCTCGGCATCCTGGCCGTGCGGGCGGCCGCGCACCGCGGCATCCCGGTGGTGGTGACGCTGCACTCACTGTGGTGGTGGGCCAGCACGCTGTACCGCTGGGCCGATGTGCTCACCGGGTGGGGCGACTGGGCGGTGCAGTGGACAGCGGTCAGCGATCTGGCGGCGGCTCCGCTGCGCCACATCCTGGGGTCTCGGGCCGAGGTGGCGGTGCTGCCCAACGGCGTGGACGCCGCGGCGTGGGCACCGCGCACCGATCCCGATCCCGATCCCGATCCCGATCAGGAGCCTGCTCGCGGGTCCGGCGCCGTCGAGCAGGTGCAGGTCGTCAGCGTGATGCGGTTGGCACTGCGTAAGCGCCCCCGCGCCCTGTTGCGCGTGGTGCGCGACGCCACAGCCCTTCTACCCGACGGGATCCGGCTGCGGCTCGTGGTGATCGGGGACGGGCCTCAACGACGTGCGGTGCGACGCCGAATCCGGCGCTACGGCCTCACCGACCACGTCATGCTGCCCGGACGACTCGATCACGACGCCATCCGTGAGGTCTACCGTCACTCCGACCTGTACCTGGCGCCGGCCACGCTGGAGTCGTTCGGCATCGCTGCCCTGGAGGCCCGCTGCGCAGGACTGCCGGTGATCGCTCGCCGCCGTACCGGCATCGCCGACTTCGTCACCGACGGGGTGCACGGCCGGCTCGCCCACGACGACGCCGGGCTGACGCGGGCGCTGGTCGAGTTGGCCACCGACGCGGCCAGGCGCTCCGAGATGGCCGAGCGCAACCGCACCGTCCGGCCCGAGCACTCCTGGGACGACCTGCTGCAGCGCTGTGACCTGGTCTACAAGCAGGCCCACGAACTGTCGCTCGGCTAG
- a CDS encoding dihydrofolate reductase family protein — MTLLRRVVPDPVVIGDPSGGDAEAVRAVLAELYAYPQPVPERGWVRANMVATLDGAASGPDGLSGSISGPADRAVFTVLRGLADVIVVGAGTARAEGYRVPVAKPAFAALRSRLGQSPAPVLAVLSRTGSLPASLAAGAHGPDGEVLVLQGDLHHAIAGLTGRGLRRILLEGGPQVLGQALTAGLLDELCLSLSPVLVGGAGPRIISGAPASARLRMAQLLEGDGMLLGRWLIERTSAESTSPSAPGM; from the coding sequence ATGACCCTGCTGCGCCGGGTGGTACCGGACCCGGTCGTCATCGGCGACCCGTCGGGTGGCGACGCCGAGGCGGTGCGCGCGGTCCTGGCCGAGCTGTACGCCTACCCACAGCCGGTCCCCGAGCGTGGCTGGGTGCGAGCCAACATGGTGGCCACCCTCGACGGGGCGGCGTCCGGCCCGGACGGGCTGTCGGGCAGCATTTCGGGGCCGGCCGACCGCGCGGTGTTCACGGTCCTGCGGGGCCTGGCCGACGTCATCGTGGTCGGGGCCGGCACGGCCCGCGCCGAGGGCTATCGGGTGCCGGTGGCCAAGCCCGCCTTCGCCGCCCTGCGATCCCGGCTCGGGCAGTCGCCCGCGCCGGTGTTGGCCGTCCTCAGCCGCACCGGCTCGTTGCCCGCCTCGCTGGCCGCTGGGGCTCACGGGCCCGATGGGGAGGTGCTCGTGCTGCAGGGCGACCTGCACCACGCCATCGCCGGCCTCACCGGGCGTGGGCTGCGTCGGATCCTGCTCGAGGGCGGCCCGCAGGTGCTCGGCCAGGCCCTCACGGCGGGACTGCTCGACGAACTGTGCCTCAGCCTGTCCCCCGTGCTGGTCGGCGGCGCGGGCCCACGGATCATCTCCGGTGCCCCGGCATCGGCGCGGCTGCGGATGGCTCAGCTGCTCGAGGGGGACGGCATGCTGCTCGGCCGGTGGCTGATCGAGCGGACATCAGCCGAGTCGACCTCGCCTTCGGCGCCGGGTATGTGA
- a CDS encoding SufE family protein, with translation MIGTPLPPVLADIAEEFGALAPGDRLQMLVDFADELPELPAHIAARRDEMEPVAECQSPVFVLVELDEHERLGDLDDPADPTPRGVHVHVRAPAQSPTTRGFAAVLCQGLDGVSAAAVLGLPDDLPDRLGLSGVVSPLRRNGMAGLLRRIKRQVRELTEPAAAVGTPVPR, from the coding sequence ATGATCGGGACGCCGCTGCCTCCGGTGCTGGCCGACATCGCCGAGGAGTTCGGTGCCCTCGCTCCCGGCGACCGTTTGCAGATGTTGGTCGACTTCGCCGACGAGCTTCCCGAGTTGCCGGCCCACATCGCCGCACGCCGCGACGAGATGGAGCCGGTCGCCGAGTGCCAGTCGCCGGTGTTCGTGCTGGTCGAGCTCGACGAGCACGAACGGCTCGGTGATCTCGACGACCCGGCTGATCCAACGCCACGCGGGGTCCACGTCCACGTGCGGGCGCCGGCGCAGTCCCCCACCACGCGGGGCTTCGCCGCCGTGCTCTGCCAGGGCTTGGACGGCGTGAGCGCCGCCGCGGTGCTCGGGCTGCCGGACGACCTACCCGACCGGTTGGGGCTGAGCGGCGTGGTGAGTCCGTTGCGCCGCAACGGAATGGCCGGGCTGCTGCGCCGCATCAAGCGGCAGGTCCGCGAACTCACCGAGCCCGCCGCCGCTGTCGGTACCCCGGTGCCCCGATGA
- the treZ gene encoding malto-oligosyltrehalose trehalohydrolase, with protein MHVFRLWSPQAHGVNLHVGPAVDLPGDRSRDDVRRELTDVRPMRAEHDGWWRLDVPEAGHGTDYAFAVDRGDGPGAPRPDPRTRWQPHGVHAASRVFDPARHQWSAAEAAWPNQARELLGAVFYEVHVGTFTPEGTLAAATERLDHLVRLGVDVVELLPLAPFEGERGWGYDGVAPYGVHESYGGPRALQRFVDACHARGLAVCLDVVYNHLGPAGNYLAEIGPYFSRVHTTPWGPAVNLDGEDSAPVRRWVIDSALAWFTDFHLDCLRLDAVHSLVDDSPRHILAELSDEVAALSDRLGRPLTLIAESDLNDPATVEPTADGGLGMHAQWSDDLHHALHAWITSEKQGYYADFGDELTVARTLTRVFRHAGDFSSFRGRDWGRPVDPGLHRGHQFLGYLQNHDQVGNRALGDRISAQVGLGRVAAGAALVLTSPFTPMLFMGEEWAASTPWQYFTDFDAELGAAVRRGRYAEFADQGWSDLEIPDPQAAATRDASVLAWAESDLGEHAAMLRWYTALIALRRREPDLRADDLDAVSVTVGQNWLVVHRGGFDVLVNLSPVVVDLPVPTTADVVLAWPSNLTLVPGSGSLRLPADSVAVVHLASRA; from the coding sequence ATGCACGTCTTCCGGCTCTGGTCACCGCAGGCGCACGGCGTGAACCTTCACGTGGGCCCGGCTGTGGATCTGCCCGGGGATCGGTCACGGGACGACGTCCGGCGCGAGCTCACCGACGTCCGCCCGATGCGGGCCGAGCATGACGGTTGGTGGCGGCTCGACGTCCCCGAGGCCGGGCACGGCACCGACTATGCCTTCGCCGTCGATCGGGGCGACGGTCCGGGCGCCCCGCGACCCGACCCACGCACCCGATGGCAGCCACACGGCGTCCATGCCGCCAGCCGCGTCTTCGACCCGGCACGCCACCAGTGGTCGGCAGCGGAGGCGGCGTGGCCGAACCAGGCGCGCGAGCTGCTGGGAGCCGTGTTCTACGAGGTGCACGTCGGCACCTTCACCCCGGAGGGGACGCTGGCCGCGGCGACCGAGCGGCTGGATCACCTGGTGCGACTGGGCGTCGACGTCGTCGAGCTGTTGCCACTGGCGCCGTTCGAGGGCGAGCGCGGCTGGGGTTATGACGGCGTGGCGCCCTACGGCGTCCACGAGTCCTACGGCGGGCCACGGGCACTGCAGCGCTTCGTCGACGCCTGCCATGCCCGCGGGCTGGCGGTGTGCCTCGACGTCGTCTACAACCACCTCGGACCGGCGGGCAACTACCTGGCCGAGATCGGTCCCTACTTCAGCCGGGTCCACACCACGCCCTGGGGTCCGGCGGTGAACCTGGACGGCGAGGACTCGGCCCCGGTGCGCCGCTGGGTGATCGACAGCGCCCTGGCCTGGTTCACCGATTTCCACCTCGACTGCCTGCGCCTGGACGCCGTGCACTCCCTCGTCGACGACTCGCCGCGACACATCCTGGCCGAGTTGTCCGACGAGGTGGCCGCCCTGTCGGATCGACTCGGCCGGCCCTTGACCCTGATCGCCGAGAGCGATCTGAACGACCCGGCCACGGTCGAGCCGACCGCCGACGGCGGCCTGGGTATGCACGCCCAGTGGAGCGATGACCTGCACCACGCGTTGCACGCCTGGATCACCAGCGAGAAGCAGGGCTACTACGCCGACTTCGGCGACGAGCTGACCGTCGCCCGGACGTTGACGCGGGTGTTCCGTCACGCCGGCGACTTCTCCAGCTTCCGCGGCCGGGACTGGGGCCGCCCGGTCGACCCGGGGTTGCATCGTGGTCACCAGTTCCTCGGCTACCTGCAGAACCACGATCAGGTGGGCAATCGCGCCCTCGGCGACCGGATCAGCGCCCAGGTGGGGCTCGGGCGGGTGGCCGCGGGCGCCGCTCTGGTGCTCACCTCACCGTTCACGCCGATGCTGTTCATGGGTGAGGAGTGGGCGGCGTCCACCCCCTGGCAGTACTTCACGGACTTCGACGCCGAGCTCGGTGCCGCGGTGCGCCGTGGCCGCTACGCCGAGTTCGCCGATCAGGGCTGGTCGGATCTCGAGATCCCCGACCCGCAGGCCGCCGCCACCCGGGACGCCTCGGTGCTCGCTTGGGCCGAGTCCGATCTGGGCGAGCACGCCGCGATGCTGCGCTGGTACACCGCCCTGATCGCGCTGCGCCGGCGGGAGCCGGATCTGCGGGCCGACGACCTCGACGCCGTGAGCGTGACCGTGGGCCAGAATTGGCTGGTGGTGCACCGTGGCGGATTCGACGTCCTGGTCAATCTGTCACCGGTGGTGGTCGACCTGCCCGTCCCCACGACCGCCGACGTGGTGCTCGCCTGGCCGAGCAATCTGACCCTGGTGCCCGGGTCGGGCAGTCTGCGGCTGCCGGCTGACAGCGTCGCCGTGGTGCACCTGGCGAGCCGGGCATGA
- a CDS encoding polyphosphate kinase 2 family protein encodes MIGAMSKSKNNGKADKAAKVKGSASTKRALGEVLRVGEGFELSSIDPAGTPGFPGSRSDSEKALAAGTPVLSDLQERLWAESRGGGTRSVLLVVQGMDTSGKGGIMRHVVSSVDPQGIRYTAFKAPTAEERAHDFLWRIRNALPSAGQIGVFDRSHYEDVLIARVLGLVPRATWMRRYATINRFEEQLAAKGTTVLKVMLHISKDEQKARLAARLDRPDKYWKYNPGDLDQRAHWDEYQEAYQAALTRCSTEAAPWHVVPANNKWYARWAVQRLLLDTLTELDPTWPPADFDVEAEKARLAGL; translated from the coding sequence ATGATCGGCGCCATGTCCAAGTCGAAGAACAACGGGAAGGCCGACAAGGCCGCCAAGGTCAAGGGATCGGCGTCGACGAAGCGTGCCCTGGGCGAGGTGCTGCGCGTCGGTGAGGGCTTCGAGCTGTCGAGCATCGACCCGGCGGGAACCCCCGGTTTCCCGGGGTCGCGCTCGGATTCCGAGAAGGCGCTCGCTGCCGGCACCCCAGTGCTGTCCGATCTGCAGGAGCGGCTCTGGGCCGAGTCCCGCGGCGGCGGAACGCGTTCGGTGCTGCTCGTCGTCCAGGGCATGGACACCTCGGGCAAGGGCGGCATCATGCGCCACGTGGTCTCGAGCGTCGACCCGCAGGGCATCCGGTACACCGCGTTCAAGGCGCCCACGGCCGAGGAGCGGGCCCACGACTTCTTGTGGCGCATCCGCAACGCCCTGCCGAGCGCCGGCCAGATCGGGGTCTTCGACCGGTCGCACTACGAGGACGTGTTGATCGCCAGGGTGCTCGGTCTGGTGCCCCGCGCCACCTGGATGCGGCGCTACGCCACCATCAACCGGTTCGAGGAACAGTTGGCGGCCAAGGGCACCACGGTGCTGAAGGTGATGCTGCACATCAGCAAGGACGAGCAGAAGGCGCGCTTGGCTGCCCGGCTCGATCGCCCGGACAAGTACTGGAAGTACAACCCCGGTGACCTCGACCAGCGGGCGCACTGGGACGAGTACCAGGAGGCCTACCAGGCGGCGTTGACCCGGTGTTCGACCGAGGCGGCGCCCTGGCACGTGGTGCCCGCGAACAACAAGTGGTACGCCCGGTGGGCGGTGCAGCGGCTGCTGCTCGACACCCTCACCGAGCTCGACCCGACCTGGCCGCCGGCCGACTTCGACGTCGAGGCCGAGAAGGCGCGCCTGGCCGGGCTCTGA
- a CDS encoding ACT domain-containing protein, with product MLALIRICLPDRPGSLGRLTSALGTAGADIEAVDVLESEGGRALDDVTVTVRDLSHLSAVTSAISGLAGIDVVGVRSGVPPVSGHADLQLVEQVLTRPNSALRTLVDGAPPALGADWAAILDYAGDLRGVLARSDHAPAETQILPAGPLRLASVDLRRDRSPSAGGGALVPLGLPDPTDGGMGLALLLARDTGYGFHRSELWRLGQLGHVLAVALSSDATSAVPIPV from the coding sequence ATGTTGGCTCTGATCAGGATCTGCCTGCCCGACCGTCCCGGCTCACTCGGCCGCCTCACCTCGGCGCTCGGCACCGCCGGCGCGGACATCGAGGCCGTCGACGTGCTCGAGAGCGAGGGTGGTCGGGCACTGGACGACGTGACCGTCACCGTGCGCGATCTGTCCCACCTGTCCGCCGTGACCTCTGCCATCAGTGGGCTGGCCGGGATCGACGTGGTCGGCGTGCGCTCGGGGGTGCCACCGGTCAGTGGGCACGCCGACCTGCAGCTGGTCGAGCAGGTGCTGACGCGCCCGAACTCGGCCCTGCGCACCCTGGTGGACGGCGCCCCGCCTGCCCTCGGCGCCGACTGGGCCGCCATCCTGGACTACGCCGGCGACCTGCGCGGGGTGCTGGCCCGCAGCGACCATGCGCCGGCCGAAACGCAGATCCTGCCCGCTGGTCCGTTGCGCCTGGCGTCGGTCGACCTGCGCCGCGACCGGTCGCCCTCGGCGGGCGGCGGTGCCCTGGTGCCGCTCGGACTGCCCGACCCCACCGATGGCGGGATGGGTCTGGCCCTGTTGCTGGCACGCGACACCGGCTACGGGTTCCACCGCAGTGAGCTGTGGCGGTTGGGCCAACTCGGACACGTGCTGGCGGTCGCGCTGAGCTCCGACGCGACCTCGGCGGTGCCGATCCCGGTCTGA
- the treY gene encoding malto-oligosyltrehalose synthase, which translates to MIVPTATYRLQVHSGFGFDDVAALAPYLADLGVSHVYLSPILQPAPGSSHGYDVIDHSQLNTEAGGREAFDRMSAALRAHGLSAVADVVPNHMAVPTPVRLNAALWSVLRDGPSSPFARWFDVDWSVEHRAVLMPVLGERIGTVLSRGELQVESLDDEPVLRYGDHVFPLRSGTAGLPLEELVDRQWYRLAWWRVGAEELNYRRFFDVDTLAAVRVEDGDVFHATHALLLDLVAAGDLTGLRIDHPDGLADPAGYLARLAEAPDAPWVVVEKILEGDERLPADWACAGTTGYDALHRVGGLFVDPSCAAPLAALLTELTGDSPDFAGVVEEAKREVIEGTLYAEVSRLVDLAAEICRDEVVLRDHTPRQLLACLVELLVAMDRYRAYVVPGVAAPPEAVEVIDAACEIARSRLPQFSHETLDLLRDLVLDRPLPVRPSPWLDQRRAEFVVRFQQTCGPIMAKGVEDTAFYRWHRLVALNEVGGDPNLVGVPPEDFHDYASRIQRDWPATMTTLSTHDTKRSEDVRARLYALTELSAEWAEAVRGWTESAGRYRSSDAAVPAPDTATVYLFWQSLVGTWNDHGASPDRQAHHEPHEHHEPHEPLGPPEATRLVRYLEKATREAKRYTSWTHPTPGYDDAVADFARDVLDDAELMTEVGAFCEQLRAPARVALLGQKLVQLTMPGVPDVYQGCELVDLSLVDPDNRRPVDYARRRELLAGLDADTDDDADTVPAGAWRPLDAEKLRVTAAALRLRRHHPEAFVGPLAGYTPVPTTTGNAVAFARTRDDEPVAVTVITRMPVALDRRGGWGEHTVTLPEGRWRDLLTGRELDGGSCALGELLATLPVALLARPDPGN; encoded by the coding sequence GTGATCGTCCCGACCGCTACCTACCGGCTGCAGGTGCACTCCGGGTTCGGCTTCGACGACGTCGCCGCACTGGCCCCCTACCTGGCCGATCTCGGGGTCTCGCACGTCTACCTCTCCCCGATCCTGCAGCCGGCGCCGGGGTCGAGCCACGGCTACGACGTGATCGACCACTCGCAGCTCAACACCGAGGCAGGGGGGCGTGAGGCCTTCGACCGGATGAGCGCCGCACTGCGTGCGCACGGCCTGTCGGCCGTGGCCGACGTGGTGCCCAATCACATGGCGGTGCCCACCCCGGTACGGCTGAACGCGGCCCTGTGGTCGGTACTGCGTGACGGACCCAGTTCGCCGTTCGCCCGCTGGTTCGACGTCGACTGGAGCGTCGAACACCGTGCGGTGCTCATGCCGGTGCTCGGCGAACGCATCGGCACCGTGCTCTCGCGCGGGGAGTTGCAGGTCGAGTCGCTCGACGACGAGCCGGTGCTGCGCTACGGCGATCACGTCTTCCCGCTGCGATCGGGCACCGCCGGGCTGCCGCTCGAGGAACTGGTCGACCGGCAGTGGTATCGGCTGGCCTGGTGGCGGGTCGGCGCGGAGGAGCTGAACTACCGGCGGTTCTTCGATGTCGACACCCTGGCGGCGGTGCGGGTCGAGGACGGCGATGTCTTCCACGCCACGCACGCCCTGCTGCTCGACCTGGTCGCCGCGGGCGACCTGACCGGGCTGCGGATCGACCATCCGGACGGGCTGGCCGACCCGGCCGGCTACCTGGCTCGACTCGCCGAGGCTCCCGACGCCCCCTGGGTGGTGGTCGAGAAGATCCTCGAGGGCGACGAGCGTCTGCCCGCCGACTGGGCCTGTGCCGGCACGACCGGATACGACGCGCTGCACCGGGTCGGGGGTCTGTTCGTCGATCCCTCGTGCGCCGCCCCGCTGGCGGCGCTGCTGACCGAACTCACCGGCGACTCCCCCGATTTCGCCGGGGTGGTCGAGGAGGCCAAGCGCGAGGTCATCGAGGGCACGCTCTACGCCGAGGTGTCACGCCTGGTCGACCTGGCCGCCGAGATCTGCCGCGACGAGGTGGTGCTGCGCGATCACACCCCCCGCCAGCTCCTGGCCTGCCTGGTCGAGCTCCTGGTGGCGATGGATCGCTACCGCGCCTACGTCGTCCCGGGAGTGGCGGCGCCACCCGAGGCGGTGGAGGTGATCGACGCCGCCTGCGAGATCGCCCGATCACGCCTGCCGCAGTTCTCCCACGAGACCCTCGACCTGTTGCGCGACCTGGTGCTCGACCGCCCGTTGCCGGTACGCCCCTCGCCCTGGCTCGACCAGCGGCGCGCCGAGTTCGTCGTCCGGTTTCAGCAGACCTGTGGCCCGATCATGGCCAAGGGCGTCGAGGACACCGCGTTCTACCGCTGGCACCGGCTGGTGGCACTCAACGAGGTCGGCGGCGATCCCAACCTGGTCGGGGTGCCACCGGAGGACTTCCACGACTACGCCAGCCGGATCCAGCGGGACTGGCCCGCGACCATGACCACGCTGTCGACCCATGACACCAAGCGGTCCGAGGACGTGCGAGCGCGGCTCTACGCGCTGACCGAACTGTCGGCCGAGTGGGCCGAGGCGGTGCGGGGCTGGACCGAGTCGGCCGGGCGCTACCGCAGCAGCGACGCCGCCGTCCCGGCGCCGGACACGGCGACGGTCTACCTGTTCTGGCAGAGCCTGGTCGGCACCTGGAACGACCACGGCGCCTCGCCCGACCGGCAGGCACACCACGAACCGCACGAACATCACGAACCGCACGAACCACTCGGTCCGCCGGAGGCCACCCGCCTGGTGCGCTATCTCGAGAAGGCCACCCGTGAGGCCAAGCGATACACCTCCTGGACCCATCCCACGCCCGGCTACGACGACGCGGTCGCCGACTTCGCCCGTGACGTGCTGGACGACGCCGAGCTGATGACCGAGGTGGGGGCGTTCTGCGAGCAGTTGCGCGCCCCCGCCCGGGTGGCGCTGCTCGGTCAGAAGTTGGTGCAACTGACCATGCCCGGGGTGCCCGACGTCTATCAGGGCTGTGAGCTGGTGGACCTGTCGCTGGTCGACCCGGACAATCGCCGTCCGGTGGACTACGCCCGGCGGCGCGAACTGCTCGCGGGCCTGGACGCCGACACCGACGACGACGCCGACACCGTGCCCGCCGGCGCGTGGCGGCCGCTGGATGCCGAGAAGCTCCGCGTGACCGCGGCCGCGCTGCGACTGCGCCGCCACCATCCGGAAGCCTTCGTCGGCCCGCTGGCCGGCTACACACCGGTGCCGACCACCACCGGCAACGCGGTGGCCTTCGCGCGCACCCGCGACGACGAACCCGTCGCGGTCACCGTGATCACCCGGATGCCGGTCGCGCTGGATCGGCGCGGTGGCTGGGGCGAACACACCGTGACGCTGCCCGAGGGTCGCTGGCGCGATCTGCTCACCGGACGAGAGCTGGACGGCGGATCGTGCGCTCTGGGTGAGCTGCTCGCCACCCTGCCGGTGGCCTTGCTGGCCCGGCCTGATCCCGGTAACTGA
- the glgX gene encoding glycogen debranching protein GlgX yields MEIWPGNPYPLGATFDGAGTNFALFSEVAQRVELCLIDSAGGEERIDLTEVDAFVWHGYLPRVGPGQRYGYRIHGPYDPSWGHRCNPAKLLLDPYAKAIEGQIDGDEALFSYTFEDPNAFNQTDSLGHTMLSVVINPFFDWGTDRPPRHEYHESILYEAHVKGLTMTHPGVPDEIRGTYAALAHPSVISHLTDLGITAIELMPVHQFVQDTTLVAKGLSNYWGYNTIGFFAPHNAYSSAGQRGQQVQEFKAMVKALHEADIEVILDVVYNHTAEGNHLGPTLCFRGIDNNAYYRLVDGDRTHYYDTTGTGNSLLMRHPHVLQLIMDSLRYWVLDMHVDGFRFDLAATLARQFHEVDRLSAFFDIVQQDPVVSQVKLIAEPWDVGEGGYQVGNFPPLWTEWNGKYRDTVRDFWRGEPSTLGEFASRISGSSDLYQDDGRHPIASINFVTAHDGFTLRDLVSYNEKRNEANGEGGADGEGHNRSWNCGSEGPTDDSAVISLRSRQHRNFLTTLLLSQGVPMLAHGDELGRTQQGNNNVYCQDNELSWVDWDLDQAQADLLAFTGRLVRLRRDHPVFRRRRFFKGSAYQGGTSAVGDIAWFTPSGIEMTEEDWRNGYARAMTVFLNGERIQEPDTRGLRVVDTSFLVVFNAHYEALDVTIPAKDYGAWWAVLIDTADDELDRSDGGDTYAPGDVLPVESRSMVVLRATPPDTDRPTNRGPAIRPISGAVPPPTPALRRRHDDPQVPPPAPTTRRSRRRSP; encoded by the coding sequence ATGGAGATCTGGCCCGGTAATCCCTACCCGTTGGGCGCCACGTTCGACGGCGCCGGCACCAACTTCGCGCTGTTCTCCGAAGTGGCACAGCGCGTCGAGCTGTGCCTGATCGACTCGGCCGGCGGTGAGGAGCGGATCGACCTCACCGAGGTCGACGCCTTCGTCTGGCACGGGTACCTGCCCCGAGTGGGCCCCGGCCAGCGGTACGGCTATCGCATCCACGGCCCCTACGACCCGAGCTGGGGTCACCGCTGCAACCCGGCCAAGCTGCTGCTCGACCCCTACGCCAAGGCGATCGAGGGTCAGATCGACGGCGACGAGGCGCTGTTCTCGTACACCTTCGAGGACCCCAACGCCTTCAACCAGACCGACAGCCTGGGCCACACCATGTTGTCGGTGGTGATCAACCCGTTCTTCGACTGGGGCACCGACCGGCCACCCCGCCACGAGTACCACGAGTCGATCCTCTACGAGGCCCACGTCAAGGGCCTGACCATGACCCATCCGGGGGTGCCGGACGAGATCCGCGGCACCTATGCCGCCCTGGCCCACCCGAGCGTGATCTCGCATCTGACCGATCTGGGCATCACCGCGATCGAGCTCATGCCCGTGCACCAGTTCGTGCAGGACACCACGCTGGTCGCCAAGGGCCTGTCGAACTACTGGGGCTACAACACGATCGGCTTCTTCGCCCCGCACAACGCCTACTCCTCGGCGGGCCAGCGCGGCCAGCAGGTGCAGGAGTTCAAGGCCATGGTCAAGGCGCTGCACGAGGCCGACATCGAGGTGATCCTCGACGTCGTCTACAACCACACCGCCGAGGGCAACCACCTGGGGCCGACGCTGTGCTTCCGCGGCATCGACAACAACGCCTACTACCGGCTGGTCGATGGCGACCGGACGCACTACTACGACACCACCGGCACCGGCAACAGCCTGCTGATGCGCCACCCGCACGTGTTGCAGCTGATCATGGACTCGCTGCGGTACTGGGTGCTCGACATGCACGTCGACGGCTTCCGGTTCGACCTGGCCGCCACGCTGGCCCGCCAGTTCCACGAGGTGGACCGGTTGAGCGCGTTCTTCGACATCGTGCAGCAGGACCCGGTGGTCTCTCAGGTCAAGCTGATCGCCGAGCCGTGGGACGTCGGCGAGGGTGGGTACCAGGTCGGCAACTTCCCGCCGCTGTGGACCGAGTGGAACGGCAAGTACCGCGACACGGTGCGCGACTTCTGGCGCGGTGAGCCCTCGACCCTGGGCGAGTTCGCCTCACGCATCAGCGGATCGTCCGACCTGTACCAGGACGACGGCCGCCACCCGATCGCGAGCATCAACTTCGTGACTGCCCATGACGGCTTCACGCTGCGCGACCTGGTCTCGTACAACGAGAAGCGCAACGAGGCCAACGGCGAGGGCGGCGCGGACGGCGAGGGCCACAACCGCTCGTGGAACTGCGGCTCCGAGGGCCCGACCGACGATTCCGCGGTGATCTCGCTGCGCAGCCGTCAGCACCGCAACTTCCTGACCACGCTGCTGCTGTCGCAGGGCGTGCCGATGCTCGCCCACGGCGACGAGCTGGGCCGCACCCAGCAGGGCAACAACAACGTCTACTGCCAGGACAACGAGCTGTCGTGGGTCGACTGGGATCTCGACCAGGCCCAGGCCGACCTGCTCGCCTTCACCGGCCGGTTGGTGCGGCTGCGCCGCGACCACCCGGTCTTCCGCCGTCGGCGGTTCTTCAAGGGGTCGGCGTATCAGGGCGGCACGAGCGCGGTGGGTGACATCGCCTGGTTCACGCCGTCCGGCATCGAGATGACCGAGGAGGACTGGCGCAACGGATACGCCCGCGCCATGACGGTCTTCCTCAACGGTGAGCGGATCCAGGAACCCGACACCCGGGGTCTACGTGTGGTGGACACCTCGTTCCTGGTGGTCTTCAACGCCCATTACGAGGCGCTCGACGTGACGATCCCGGCCAAGGACTACGGCGCCTGGTGGGCAGTTCTGATCGACACCGCGGACGACGAGCTCGACCGGTCCGACGGCGGCGACACCTACGCGCCCGGCGACGTCCTGCCGGTGGAGTCCCGTTCGATGGTGGTGTTGCGCGCCACACCGCCGGACACCGACCGCCCGACGAACCGGGGTCCGGCCATCCGGCCGATCAGCGGTGCCGTTCCCCCACCCACGCCGGCGCTGCGCCGCCGCCACGACGATCCCCAGGTGCCGCCACCGGCGCCGACCACCCGCCGGTCGCGGAGGCGGAGCCCGTGA